Within the Stenotrophomonas sp. 610A2 genome, the region CCACAGGTAGACCACGTCGGCGGAAAGCTTGGGCAGCGGGTAATCGTATTCGCCGATCTTGGTGCTCTGGTAGCCATCGATGCGGCCGATGAAGGTCACGTCGCGGCCCGGCTCGAATACCGCCGGATCATAGAAGCCGCTGCGGCAGGCCAGGAAGCGGCCATCGCTGGCATCGCTGGATGTGGTGCTCGGGCGGCCACTGGCGTTGAGCGGGCGGGCCAGCATCTGGAAGCAGGTTTCGCCCTGGCCAGGGATGGTTTCGATGATGCGGCCGCCCCAGCGTACCGGCGCGCCGGTCTGCTTCTGCGCCACCGCGTCACGAGGCGAAACGGGGGTGAACTGTCCCTGTAGCGGCTTGGGCGCCGTGGCACAGGCAGCCAGCACCAGGCTGGCGGCGGCAACGAGGAGGATGCGGGTGTTCATGTTCGTACTCCGGGTTTCGGGCGGTGCCTGTGCAGGTCCGCCAATAATGAAACGACATCCGATCGGACGCCAGCGTAGCGCGCCTGAGTGAAACGCTGGCTGAGCGCCAGCAGGTCGCTGCCAGGTCGGGCCCGGTCGACGCGAATGGCCCAGTCGCTGGCGGTCTCGAAGGGCTCGCGGCCCAGCCCCAGCCGTTGATAACGACGGTCAAGGCGGTGCCAGGCGCGCAACAGCGGGTCGCGCTGGCGCTCGCCGCGGGCCAGCAGCCAGGCCATCAGGCCGATGGTGAGGACAGCAAAGCCGGCAAACAGGGCAACCAGCTGCGAGGGGCTCAGTTGCTTGATGCCGATGCCGCTGAGCAGACGCTGCTGGCGTTCTGCGTCGAAGGACAGCACGGCGGTGTTCCAGCCGCGGCGCAGGTAGTCGCTGTACTGCAGCAGGCTGCTCCAACGGCCGGACAGGTTGAGTCCGGCGCCGCCGTCGTTGTCACCGATGCGGTCTTCCAAGGTGTCGTAGATGCGTTCCGGGGCGACCGCCGCAGTGGG harbors:
- a CDS encoding Slp family lipoprotein, which produces MNTRILLVAAASLVLAACATAPKPLQGQFTPVSPRDAVAQKQTGAPVRWGGRIIETIPGQGETCFQMLARPLNASGRPSTTSSDASDGRFLACRSGFYDPAVFEPGRDVTFIGRIDGYQSTKIGEYDYPLPKLSADVVYLWPVQREVEVVPAYPYGPWGPGWGPGWGWGYRGWW